One part of the Leucobacter triazinivorans genome encodes these proteins:
- the mobF gene encoding MobF family relaxase, protein MHGGVILFRGTGADARRYVEADRSRADDYYLGADASVAAFTALDSAGNVTAALGLDPEAYAAWVDWVNPVTGESMGTPRLPGVGKQGSPRFAEMVVNAPKSLSIAAALHPEVSDVLDRAQQDAVAEIQAWLAEHSVTRVGPRGKQEVVPVQQLQTVAVSHRTSRAGDPHRHIHFQVGTRVWAAGKWRALDTAALFRQQSAIRALGTAVIAAHPELTEVLDRHGLTLDPVSGEVVELERFNGVMSKRGEQVRKHLERFEAEWEAAHPGETVGPVVSARLAAQAWAYERPAKKPTTLREEQAWVTELREAGYDPATLRRPVRRAPASLDDLSVQTVASRALDRCTAGSSAWTRHTVQEHATRIMTEYGVQAAPDEVREFVRIATALAMEDCFSLLPPGAAAPEHVAHLTSLRVVQAETELRDLLTARVPKREPKHPDVRDAATARGLDAGQERAAAAVASRDPLVIVEGAAGAGKTTMLGVAIEVAAQHGRVSRVVAPTLRAAQVARDELDVPASSVAALVHAHGWRWNSDGVWMRLAPGDTDPETGRTYRGPSEDARLAQGERVIVDEAGMLDQDTAIALLTVTAEAGATVALVGDRAQLAAVGRGGVLDVAAQFRGHTFDMAEVHRFTDPAYAEVTLRMRDGRNPGEVFDQLAGLGLIRLHESGDEAREHIAQERQDGEAVTVSTNDEARTLNARIREERVSHGLVDARTVYGSDGLPIGAGDVIQTRKNNSDVGVANRQQWVVQHVEDDGAVSVREAGSGRKRQRTVRLPADYVAEHAHLSYAATAYGVQGATVPASHTLLTDATSAAGVYVGMTRGRESNVLHIVAENEADARAQFIEAMERDRADRGLADATRRAVEEVAGLVENGPVRFVNDEIAALDKRAATAEAQAARWQQVSTALADLTDREAEVRERARAAEQTAQQRAEQVRAEVAAPVVSAARGALADWQQADAAEQEASEQVRASSWFGKRRARDEHENAQARTAEARQQVTIEWGEPSRLNERADAWVERVTRPRIENDPRVIDAKQEHQAARNALLNRPERAQTERLVAFARVFGAETVIRNQQAYLTTNPAQQAARARKTARQAREEAELLRSLTPAEAAERIEQTRAEEAARNAWRAERERALSRDYEQHHRSALRRDGPARGL, encoded by the coding sequence ATGCATGGCGGCGTGATCCTGTTCCGGGGAACCGGAGCCGACGCGCGCCGTTATGTCGAGGCCGATCGTTCCCGTGCCGATGACTATTACCTCGGCGCGGATGCGTCTGTGGCGGCGTTCACCGCGCTCGATAGCGCCGGGAACGTGACTGCTGCGCTCGGGCTTGACCCGGAGGCGTATGCGGCGTGGGTGGATTGGGTGAACCCGGTCACGGGCGAGTCGATGGGCACGCCCCGTCTACCGGGTGTCGGGAAACAGGGGTCGCCGCGGTTCGCGGAGATGGTGGTGAATGCCCCGAAGTCGCTCTCGATCGCCGCAGCGCTCCACCCGGAGGTCTCCGATGTTCTCGACCGGGCGCAGCAGGACGCGGTAGCGGAGATTCAGGCGTGGCTCGCCGAGCACTCCGTGACCCGTGTCGGGCCGCGCGGCAAGCAGGAGGTGGTGCCCGTCCAGCAGTTGCAGACGGTGGCGGTGTCGCACCGCACGTCGCGGGCGGGTGATCCGCACCGGCATATCCACTTTCAGGTCGGTACCCGCGTGTGGGCGGCTGGGAAGTGGCGGGCGCTGGATACGGCGGCGTTGTTCCGGCAGCAGAGCGCGATCCGCGCGCTCGGTACCGCCGTGATCGCCGCGCATCCTGAGCTTACGGAGGTGCTGGATCGGCACGGTTTGACCCTTGATCCGGTATCGGGCGAGGTGGTCGAGCTCGAGCGGTTCAACGGTGTGATGAGCAAGCGCGGCGAGCAGGTGCGCAAGCACTTAGAACGCTTCGAGGCGGAGTGGGAGGCGGCGCATCCGGGCGAGACTGTGGGGCCGGTCGTCTCGGCCCGGCTCGCGGCGCAAGCGTGGGCGTATGAGCGGCCTGCGAAGAAGCCCACCACCCTGCGCGAAGAACAGGCGTGGGTGACGGAGTTGCGCGAGGCCGGCTACGACCCGGCCACGTTGCGCCGGCCCGTGCGCCGTGCGCCGGCGTCGCTGGACGACCTCTCCGTGCAGACCGTTGCAAGCCGTGCGCTGGATCGGTGCACCGCAGGTAGTTCGGCGTGGACGCGGCACACGGTGCAGGAGCACGCGACGCGGATCATGACCGAGTACGGCGTGCAAGCGGCCCCTGACGAGGTGCGCGAGTTCGTGCGCATTGCAACGGCGTTGGCGATGGAGGATTGCTTCTCGCTTCTCCCGCCCGGCGCAGCGGCGCCGGAGCATGTGGCGCACCTCACGAGCCTGCGCGTGGTGCAGGCTGAGACGGAACTGCGCGACCTCCTGACCGCACGAGTACCGAAGCGGGAGCCAAAGCACCCCGACGTGCGCGACGCGGCAACAGCGCGGGGCCTGGACGCCGGGCAGGAGCGCGCCGCCGCCGCAGTCGCATCGCGCGATCCGCTCGTGATCGTGGAGGGTGCAGCGGGTGCGGGCAAGACCACGATGCTCGGTGTCGCTATCGAGGTCGCGGCGCAGCATGGCCGGGTGTCGCGGGTGGTTGCGCCGACGTTGCGCGCCGCGCAGGTCGCACGCGACGAACTCGACGTGCCCGCGAGCAGTGTTGCGGCGCTCGTGCACGCGCACGGGTGGCGCTGGAACAGTGACGGCGTATGGATGCGCCTCGCACCCGGCGACACCGACCCCGAGACGGGCCGCACCTACCGCGGCCCGTCCGAGGACGCGCGGCTGGCGCAGGGTGAGCGGGTGATCGTGGACGAGGCCGGGATGCTCGACCAGGACACCGCAATCGCCCTCCTGACCGTCACCGCCGAGGCGGGCGCGACGGTCGCACTGGTCGGGGATCGCGCCCAGCTCGCCGCGGTCGGTCGTGGCGGCGTGCTCGATGTGGCCGCGCAGTTCCGGGGTCACACGTTCGATATGGCCGAGGTGCACCGCTTCACCGACCCCGCCTACGCCGAGGTCACGCTACGGATGCGCGACGGTAGAAACCCCGGCGAAGTGTTTGACCAGCTCGCCGGGCTCGGTCTCATCCGTCTGCACGAGAGCGGAGACGAGGCGCGCGAGCATATTGCCCAGGAGCGGCAGGACGGCGAAGCGGTCACTGTCAGCACGAACGATGAGGCCCGCACCCTCAACGCCCGCATCCGCGAGGAACGAGTCTCCCACGGACTCGTCGACGCCCGAACCGTTTACGGCAGCGACGGCCTGCCTATCGGAGCGGGGGATGTGATTCAGACGCGGAAGAACAACTCCGATGTGGGCGTGGCGAATCGGCAGCAATGGGTCGTGCAGCACGTCGAGGACGACGGCGCTGTCTCTGTGCGCGAGGCGGGGAGCGGGCGGAAGCGGCAGCGCACAGTCAGACTCCCCGCAGACTATGTGGCCGAGCACGCGCACCTGTCGTATGCGGCGACCGCCTACGGGGTGCAGGGCGCGACCGTGCCCGCATCGCACACGCTCCTCACCGACGCGACCAGCGCCGCAGGCGTGTACGTCGGCATGACCCGCGGGCGAGAGTCGAACGTGCTGCACATCGTTGCCGAGAACGAGGCCGATGCCAGGGCGCAGTTCATCGAGGCGATGGAGCGCGACCGCGCCGACCGCGGACTTGCCGACGCCACCCGCCGTGCTGTCGAAGAAGTGGCCGGGCTGGTCGAGAACGGCCCCGTGCGGTTCGTGAACGACGAGATCGCGGCGCTCGACAAGCGTGCAGCAACGGCTGAGGCGCAGGCCGCACGCTGGCAACAGGTCAGCACCGCCCTTGCCGACCTCACCGACCGTGAGGCCGAGGTACGGGAGAGGGCGCGAGCGGCCGAGCAGACCGCACAGCAACGGGCCGAGCAGGTGCGCGCCGAGGTCGCCGCGCCGGTCGTCTCCGCGGCGAGAGGGGCACTCGCCGACTGGCAGCAGGCCGACGCTGCTGAACAGGAAGCCAGCGAGCAGGTGCGGGCGTCGTCGTGGTTCGGGAAGCGCCGCGCCCGCGACGAGCACGAGAACGCTCAAGCGCGCACCGCCGAAGCGCGCCAGCAGGTGACAATTGAGTGGGGCGAGCCGTCGAGGTTGAACGAACGCGCCGATGCGTGGGTGGAGCGAGTCACCCGGCCCCGAATCGAGAACGACCCGCGCGTGATCGACGCCAAGCAGGAACACCAGGCGGCACGCAACGCCCTGCTAAACCGGCCAGAGCGAGCGCAGACCGAACGACTCGTCGCGTTCGCGCGAGTGTTCGGCGCGGAGACCGTGATCCGCAATCAGCAGGCGTACCTCACCACCAACCCCGCGCAACAGGCCGCACGAGCCAGGAAGACTGCGAGGCAAGCACGGGAGGAAGCCGAGCTGCTGCGCTCGCTCACCCCGGCCGAAGCCGCAGAGAGGATCGAGCAGACCCGCGCAGAAGAAGCTGCCCGCAACGCCTGGCGAGCCGAGCGAGAGCGCGCCTTGTCGCGCGACTATGAGCAGCACCACCGAAGCGCGCTCCGGCGCGACGGCCCGGCACGCGGCCTATGA
- a CDS encoding Fic/DOC family protein — protein MPDRYSYPNSLVLINKLGITDYDRWKAVETAAIHQRMVELTEHPIPGRFDLAHLQAIHRHLTADLYVWGGDIRDTDTHPGGTGIAHCRPQFIVPEAERVFDALAARDHLRGLDADAFADGLAWVWGETTAIHPFRDVNTRSQHIMFNQLAREAGWIIDWSQIPGDVFAHARTLAIVEDHSGIDALIRPNLVAVKDAAQRDRLMELLNEHTQGFTTRKAVRDPAVLDRELDAAREHRRTLPQVDAFGHDYPPGSDRGGPSLGR, from the coding sequence GTGCCCGACCGCTACAGCTACCCGAACAGCCTTGTTCTCATCAACAAGCTCGGCATCACCGACTACGACCGCTGGAAAGCCGTCGAGACGGCCGCGATCCATCAGCGCATGGTCGAACTCACCGAGCACCCCATCCCCGGCCGTTTCGACCTCGCCCACCTGCAAGCGATCCACCGGCACCTGACCGCTGATCTGTATGTCTGGGGTGGCGACATTCGCGACACCGACACCCACCCCGGCGGCACCGGCATCGCGCACTGCCGCCCCCAGTTCATCGTGCCCGAGGCCGAGCGCGTCTTCGACGCACTCGCCGCCCGCGACCACCTGCGCGGTCTGGATGCGGATGCGTTCGCTGATGGGCTGGCGTGGGTCTGGGGTGAGACGACCGCGATCCACCCGTTCCGTGACGTGAACACGCGCAGTCAGCACATCATGTTCAACCAGCTCGCCCGCGAAGCCGGATGGATCATCGACTGGTCGCAGATTCCCGGCGACGTGTTCGCCCACGCCCGAACCCTTGCCATCGTGGAAGACCATTCCGGGATCGATGCCCTGATCCGTCCGAACCTTGTTGCCGTCAAGGACGCTGCGCAGCGCGACCGACTGATGGAGCTGTTGAACGAGCACACTCAAGGCTTCACGACACGCAAGGCCGTCCGTGACCCCGCCGTGCTCGACCGCGAGCTGGACGCTGCACGCGAACACCGCCGCACCCTGCCCCAGGTAGATGCGTTCGGACACGACTACCCTCCTGGCAGCGACCGGGGCGGCCCGAGTCTCGGACGGTAG
- a CDS encoding helix-turn-helix domain-containing protein: MRQSTLDMDDLRKRRSLVITRKEAAEALGVDPRTITTSINEGTIPHVKLGRRIVIPREKFLALFADTPANNSEP, from the coding sequence ATGCGGCAGAGCACCCTCGACATGGACGACCTCCGCAAGCGGCGCAGCCTGGTCATCACCCGCAAAGAAGCTGCCGAAGCCCTCGGGGTCGATCCCCGCACGATCACCACGAGCATCAACGAGGGCACGATCCCGCATGTGAAGCTCGGACGGCGCATCGTGATCCCGCGCGAAAAGTTCCTCGCCCTCTTCGCAGACACCCCGGCCAACAACAGCGAGCCCTGA
- a CDS encoding helix-turn-helix domain-containing protein, which yields MENERVRGNPAGITNTHVAQNIRAARQAIGMDLRTMSDGLHAAGRKMSPSGISKLEAGDRRVDVDDLTVIAYLLRTTPAALLTPPDEQTTLTGVPDGYEPEEIDRWMRGELVLTDEGLFNYWQKEWVICTDRIHHLETTLDGMTTPSKDDPEKTSAHPKTIAAYQERLETARARARVIQERGVQLDPDGRVFNAKDYIDNYADTHRPGQITARSTRS from the coding sequence ATGGAAAACGAGAGGGTGCGGGGCAACCCCGCAGGGATCACAAACACGCACGTCGCGCAGAACATCCGCGCCGCAAGGCAAGCGATCGGGATGGACTTGCGCACCATGTCCGACGGACTGCACGCGGCAGGGCGCAAAATGTCACCGTCGGGCATCAGCAAGCTAGAGGCCGGGGATCGCCGCGTGGACGTGGACGACCTGACCGTGATCGCCTACTTGCTGCGCACCACCCCCGCGGCACTCCTGACCCCACCGGACGAGCAGACAACCCTTACCGGAGTGCCGGACGGGTATGAGCCGGAAGAGATCGACAGGTGGATGCGCGGGGAACTCGTCCTCACCGACGAGGGGCTGTTCAACTACTGGCAGAAAGAATGGGTGATCTGCACCGACCGCATCCACCACCTCGAAACCACCCTCGACGGCATGACCACCCCCAGCAAGGACGATCCCGAGAAGACGAGCGCGCACCCGAAGACCATCGCCGCCTACCAGGAACGTCTAGAGACGGCGCGGGCACGCGCCCGCGTGATCCAGGAGCGCGGCGTGCAGCTCGACCCGGACGGGCGCGTGTTCAACGCCAAGGACTACATCGACAACTACGCAGACACCCACCGGCCCGGACAGATCACCGCGAGGAGCACACGGTCATGA
- a CDS encoding FhaA domain-containing protein, with protein sequence MGILDSVERGLERAVNGAFARTFRSGVQPVEIASALKRELDISAVIVDRDRVLAPNRFVARVAPKDADRLRGLGDTLEQELRGVVVKHAKRQNYQLLGDPDVEIRPDEGLTVGVLEIDSSRVEGAVDWIAVLDVDGTRHELRRGTTTVGRGSDCGIRITDNAASRKHLEVIWDGSAGIARDLGSTNGSKINGERFREAALAPGIVITIGQTALRFQLVPGRGRTAPPVAPPARPGTPPTRAQPAQNSTPEIPPSIDQDFWRGL encoded by the coding sequence GTGGGCATTCTGGACAGCGTCGAGCGCGGGCTCGAGCGGGCCGTCAACGGCGCCTTCGCGCGCACCTTCCGATCCGGTGTGCAGCCCGTCGAGATCGCGTCTGCGCTCAAGCGCGAGCTCGACATCAGCGCGGTCATCGTCGACCGCGACCGTGTGCTCGCACCCAATCGCTTCGTCGCGCGCGTGGCGCCGAAGGACGCGGATCGCCTGCGCGGCCTCGGCGACACGCTGGAGCAGGAATTGCGCGGCGTCGTGGTGAAACACGCGAAGCGGCAGAACTACCAGTTGCTGGGCGATCCCGACGTGGAGATCCGCCCCGACGAGGGGCTAACGGTCGGCGTGCTCGAGATCGACTCCTCGCGGGTCGAGGGCGCGGTCGACTGGATCGCGGTGCTCGACGTCGACGGCACCCGCCACGAACTGCGCCGCGGCACGACGACGGTGGGCCGCGGCAGCGACTGCGGCATCCGCATCACCGACAACGCGGCCTCCCGCAAGCACCTCGAGGTCATCTGGGACGGATCGGCCGGCATCGCGCGCGATCTCGGCTCGACCAACGGATCCAAGATCAACGGGGAACGCTTCCGCGAGGCCGCGCTCGCCCCCGGCATCGTCATCACCATCGGACAGACCGCGCTGCGGTTCCAGCTCGTGCCCGGGCGCGGACGCACCGCGCCGCCGGTCGCGCCGCCGGCGCGACCGGGCACCCCACCGACACGCGCCCAGCCGGCGCAGAACTCGACGCCGGAGATCCCTCCGAGCATCGATCAAGACTTCTGGAGGGGCCTGTGA
- a CDS encoding FHA domain-containing protein FhaB/FipA yields the protein MSELTLLILRIGFLLLLWFFIFGIVYALRSDLFGAPVRRMRSGAETGGAPQATPQVSAVVSAPSAPAPPHSGPAITPSGGGLPSAGGDLPSAGGSGAARHLVITSGVADGTSINLDDEFITIGRSSDSTLVIVDDYTSTYHARLSRSGEQWILTDLDSTNGTRVDGERISKPTPVPPYTPVTIGTTTFELRP from the coding sequence GTGAGCGAACTCACCCTGCTCATCCTGCGCATCGGATTCCTTCTGCTGCTCTGGTTCTTCATCTTCGGCATCGTGTACGCGCTGCGCAGCGACCTCTTCGGTGCCCCCGTGCGCCGCATGCGGAGCGGCGCGGAGACCGGAGGCGCCCCGCAGGCGACCCCGCAGGTCTCCGCCGTGGTCTCGGCACCGAGCGCTCCTGCCCCGCCGCACTCGGGGCCCGCGATCACCCCGAGCGGGGGCGGTCTGCCCTCGGCCGGCGGCGACCTCCCCTCGGCCGGCGGATCCGGCGCGGCGCGGCACCTCGTCATCACCTCCGGCGTCGCCGACGGCACCTCCATCAACCTCGACGACGAGTTCATCACGATCGGCCGCAGCAGCGACTCCACGCTCGTCATCGTCGACGACTACACGTCCACCTACCACGCGCGTCTCTCGCGCAGCGGCGAGCAGTGGATCCTCACCGACCTCGACTCGACCAACGGCACCCGCGTCGACGGCGAGCGCATCTCGAAGCCGACCCCGGTTCCGCCGTACACCCCCGTCACCATCGGCACGACCACGTTCGAGTTGAGGCCCTGA
- a CDS encoding tyrosine-type recombinase/integrase, translating into MTGKKPPAEQSGGGEKRQRRSRSRQPGSIQAYDTDQGKRWRFQIYVLKDPEYPEMGSRRLTRSGFTSTDEANDALQEALKQRKQNEKFGNKVPTLGAYADEWAAGLKLAASTIKGYKKIIRNHIRPQLGSIRLDKLTATRIARHYRDLEDHGRNDTYGKGKPLSANSVHKVHVVLGAILDAAIDDGHLTVNPAKKKRTVKPPKSSEVRAQKPEIATWTAEQLQTFLAWNRDTLEDELFPLWRLIAYTGMRRSEALALRWSDINTKTMRISIRRAVDTDDWTKTKTTKTGQARVIDVDAETLKVLASYKVARAELSFELAKADAYVFGDDDGKLRSPDAMTSRWDRRLKWATAKFNTLHRVTIKGLRHTHATLLLELGEHPKVVQERLGHSTITTTMNIYSHVTPTMQRSAVDRFAAHLGS; encoded by the coding sequence ATGACCGGGAAGAAACCGCCCGCTGAGCAGAGCGGTGGGGGTGAGAAGCGGCAGCGGCGTTCGCGTTCCCGGCAGCCCGGCTCGATCCAGGCATACGACACTGACCAGGGGAAGCGGTGGCGGTTCCAAATCTACGTCTTGAAAGACCCCGAGTATCCCGAGATGGGGTCGCGCCGTCTCACCCGTTCCGGCTTCACCAGCACCGACGAGGCGAACGACGCCTTGCAGGAGGCGTTGAAGCAGCGCAAGCAGAACGAGAAGTTCGGGAACAAGGTACCCACGCTCGGCGCATACGCCGACGAATGGGCGGCAGGATTGAAGCTCGCGGCGTCCACGATCAAGGGCTACAAGAAGATCATCCGCAACCACATCCGACCCCAGCTCGGCAGCATTCGCCTCGACAAGCTCACCGCCACCCGGATCGCCCGCCACTACCGCGACCTCGAAGACCACGGACGCAACGACACCTACGGCAAGGGCAAACCGCTTTCCGCCAACTCGGTGCACAAGGTGCATGTCGTGCTCGGCGCGATCCTGGACGCCGCGATAGACGACGGGCACCTGACCGTGAACCCGGCGAAGAAGAAGCGCACCGTGAAACCCCCGAAATCCAGCGAGGTGCGGGCACAGAAACCAGAAATCGCCACCTGGACAGCCGAACAGTTGCAGACCTTCCTCGCCTGGAACCGCGACACCCTCGAAGACGAGCTGTTTCCGCTATGGCGGCTGATCGCCTACACCGGCATGCGCAGGAGCGAGGCACTGGCGCTCAGGTGGTCGGACATCAACACCAAGACCATGCGGATCAGCATCCGCCGCGCCGTCGATACCGACGACTGGACGAAGACCAAGACCACGAAAACCGGGCAAGCCCGCGTCATCGACGTGGACGCCGAGACCTTGAAGGTACTCGCTTCGTACAAGGTCGCCCGCGCCGAACTCTCGTTCGAGCTGGCGAAAGCCGACGCCTACGTGTTCGGAGACGACGACGGCAAGCTGCGCTCACCCGACGCGATGACGAGCCGATGGGATCGCCGCTTGAAGTGGGCGACCGCGAAGTTCAACACCCTGCACCGCGTCACGATCAAAGGGCTGCGTCACACCCACGCCACGCTGCTGCTTGAACTCGGGGAGCATCCCAAGGTCGTGCAAGAACGTCTAGGACACTCAACGATCACCACGACGATGAACATCTACTCCCACGTCACCCCGACCATGCAACGCTCTGCCGTAGACCGCTTCGCCGCCCACCTCGGCTCCTGA